The Niastella koreensis GR20-10 genome includes a window with the following:
- a CDS encoding DoxX family protein — protein MMQLIFRTNNDWTGVIIRLTTGLVLFPHGAQKMLGLFGGPGFSGEMDFLTGTVHLSWLIAFLVIIIEFIGSLSLIAGFASRAWAVLTIILMIGIIVTSHIDNGFFMNWFGNQKGEGFEYHLLIIGLCLATLYNGSGKLSVDTALQKK, from the coding sequence ATGATGCAATTAATTTTCAGGACAAACAACGACTGGACAGGGGTTATTATCCGGCTTACAACAGGATTGGTATTGTTTCCGCACGGCGCGCAAAAAATGCTGGGGTTGTTTGGCGGACCAGGTTTTTCGGGCGAAATGGATTTTCTAACAGGTACGGTACACTTATCCTGGCTGATAGCCTTTCTGGTTATTATTATTGAATTTATAGGATCGCTCTCATTGATTGCAGGTTTTGCCAGCAGGGCATGGGCCGTTTTAACCATCATCCTGATGATTGGTATAATAGTTACCTCGCATATAGATAACGGCTTTTTTATGAACTGGTTTGGCAATCAGAAAGGGGAGGGATTTGAATATCATTTACTGATTATCGGGCTTTGTTTGGCCACGCTTTATAACGGTAGTGGGAAGCTTTCTGTGGATACAGCATTGCAAAAGAAGTGA
- a CDS encoding DUF4242 domain-containing protein, translated as MKKISLLFALLLMMGVAGMAQTASLSDKSKTKNQSNMKMYVIERDIPGLGQFTPEQLRSASQTSCNVLKELGPKIEWIHSYVTGNKMYCIYRAENVEIIKEHAKKGGFPANSISEVTDIISPATAN; from the coding sequence ATGAAAAAGATCTCATTACTGTTTGCCCTGCTGTTGATGATGGGTGTTGCCGGTATGGCGCAGACTGCTTCTCTTTCCGACAAATCAAAAACTAAAAATCAATCGAACATGAAAATGTATGTAATTGAGCGTGACATCCCGGGTTTGGGTCAATTTACGCCAGAGCAATTAAGAAGTGCTTCGCAAACTTCCTGCAACGTGTTGAAAGAACTGGGACCAAAAATTGAGTGGATCCATAGTTATGTAACCGGTAATAAAATGTATTGTATATACAGAGCTGAAAATGTTGAGATCATTAAAGAACATGCGAAGAAAGGCGGTTTTCCTGCCAACTCAATCAGTGAAGTGACTGATATTATCAGTCCGGCCACTGCCAATTAA
- a CDS encoding Crp/Fnr family transcriptional regulator, whose protein sequence is MNTNLILQHVSRYIQLDKNEAELFISLLQQKTIPRKAFLLRQGDICKMESFIIRGCVRTYSIDENGVEHIVMFGVEDWWVGDLYSFLTQAPASYFIDALEETEVLQISKPHLDELYETVPKFERFFRILFQNAFIAQQNRINQNLALTAEQRYLEFIQKYPQIELRVPQKQIAAYLGITPVFLSMLRKKFASR, encoded by the coding sequence ATGAACACCAATTTAATTCTTCAACATGTTTCCCGGTATATACAGCTCGATAAAAATGAAGCTGAGTTATTTATTTCCCTCCTTCAACAAAAAACAATACCGCGCAAAGCCTTCCTGCTTCGTCAGGGTGACATATGTAAAATGGAGAGTTTTATAATCAGGGGTTGTGTGCGAACTTATTCAATTGATGAAAATGGCGTTGAGCATATTGTTATGTTTGGTGTGGAAGACTGGTGGGTGGGTGACCTGTACAGTTTTCTTACCCAAGCGCCAGCCAGTTATTTTATCGATGCCCTGGAAGAAACGGAAGTATTGCAGATCAGCAAACCTCATCTGGATGAATTGTATGAGACAGTTCCCAAATTCGAGCGGTTTTTCCGCATCCTGTTTCAAAATGCTTTTATAGCCCAGCAAAACCGCATTAACCAGAACCTGGCACTCACCGCAGAACAGCGTTATCTTGAATTCATCCAGAAATATCCGCAAATAGAACTGCGGGTACCGCAGAAACAGATAGCCGCCTATTTAGGTATTACCCCCGTTTTTTTAAGTATGCTTCGCAAAAAGTTTGCCTCCAGATAA